One genomic region from Streptomyces sp. NBC_01304 encodes:
- a CDS encoding response regulator transcription factor → MGETVRIVLADDERMVRTALRVILEAEPGLEVVGEAATGAEAVSVVRELRPDVVLMDVRMPEIDGIRATEQILASMPEPPRIVVVTTFENDAYVYDALRAGASGFLLKRADADHLVQAVRTVARSDSLLFPAAVRALATEHARAKPAAPPWVARLTEREAEVLRLMTTGLTNAEIAGRMGVGAATVKSHVAAVLAKTGARDRTQAVIAAYEAGFVGSA, encoded by the coding sequence ATGGGCGAGACCGTACGGATCGTCCTGGCCGACGACGAGCGCATGGTGCGCACCGCCCTGCGCGTCATCCTCGAGGCCGAGCCGGGCCTGGAAGTGGTGGGCGAGGCCGCGACCGGCGCCGAGGCGGTGTCGGTGGTGCGGGAGCTGCGACCCGACGTGGTGCTCATGGACGTACGGATGCCGGAGATCGACGGCATCCGCGCCACCGAGCAGATCCTCGCCTCGATGCCCGAGCCGCCGCGGATCGTCGTCGTCACGACCTTCGAGAACGACGCGTACGTCTACGACGCGCTGCGGGCCGGCGCCTCCGGGTTCCTGCTCAAGCGCGCGGACGCCGACCACCTGGTGCAGGCGGTCCGCACGGTCGCGCGCAGCGACTCGCTGCTCTTCCCCGCGGCGGTCCGCGCCCTGGCCACCGAGCATGCCCGCGCCAAGCCGGCCGCCCCGCCCTGGGTGGCCCGGCTCACCGAGCGCGAGGCAGAGGTGCTCCGCCTGATGACGACCGGCCTGACCAACGCGGAGATCGCCGGGCGTATGGGGGTCGGCGCCGCCACCGTGAAGTCGCATGTCGCGGCGGTCCTGGCCAAGACGGGCGCACGGGACCGGACACAGGCGGTGATCGCCGCGTACGAGGCGGGCTTCGTCGGCAGCGCATAA
- a CDS encoding GNAT family N-acetyltransferase: protein MIDNGSSNGSSNGGTIEYRTARPADRPQLDGLDDSFRTAEVFVVTAREDGFDLRPVPVDPPLHKKYPQDDDLDEAEHTVVAVEGGRIVGFVALGHEEWNRRLAVRQITVADAHRARGIGRELMARAEAYGRELRARTLWLEVTSVNAPAVRAYRRLGFALSGLDTTLYTGTPAEGEIALFMSKAL from the coding sequence GTGATCGACAACGGCAGCAGCAACGGCAGCAGCAACGGCGGCACCATCGAGTACCGCACCGCCCGCCCCGCCGACCGGCCGCAGCTCGACGGCCTCGACGACTCGTTCCGCACCGCCGAGGTGTTCGTCGTGACCGCCCGCGAGGACGGCTTCGACCTGCGCCCCGTCCCCGTCGACCCGCCGCTGCACAAGAAGTACCCGCAGGACGACGACCTGGACGAGGCCGAGCACACCGTCGTCGCCGTCGAGGGCGGGCGGATCGTCGGGTTCGTCGCGCTCGGACACGAGGAGTGGAACCGCCGCCTCGCCGTCCGGCAGATCACGGTCGCCGACGCCCACCGGGCGCGGGGCATCGGCCGGGAACTCATGGCCAGGGCCGAGGCGTACGGGCGTGAACTGCGCGCCCGTACGCTCTGGCTGGAGGTCACCAGCGTCAACGCCCCCGCCGTCAGGGCGTACCGGCGCCTGGGCTTCGCCCTGAGCGGGCTCGACACCACGCTCTACACCGGCACGCCCGCGGAGGGCGAGATCGCGCTGTTCATGAGCAAGGCGCTCTGA
- a CDS encoding VOC family protein yields the protein MPNKGIEKVYAVVCVADFEAALRWYEGLLGRSPDHAPADGLAEWHLGGHAAIQVYLDPDRAGDSLLTLSVSDVDKYAKVIAGNGLDPEEPENTDGGYRVSTLADPSGNTVTLAQPVVPDSAR from the coding sequence ATGCCCAACAAAGGCATTGAGAAGGTCTACGCCGTCGTCTGTGTCGCCGACTTCGAGGCGGCGCTCCGCTGGTACGAGGGCCTCCTCGGCCGCAGTCCCGACCACGCCCCCGCGGATGGTCTCGCCGAGTGGCACCTGGGCGGGCACGCCGCGATCCAGGTGTATCTGGACCCGGACCGGGCCGGGGACTCGCTGCTCACGCTCTCCGTGAGCGACGTGGACAAGTACGCCAAGGTCATCGCGGGCAACGGCCTCGACCCCGAGGAGCCGGAGAACACCGACGGCGGCTACCGCGTCAGCACGCTCGCCGACCCGTCGGGGAACACGGTGACCCTCGCCCAGCCCGTCGTGCCAGACTCGGCCAGGTGA
- a CDS encoding peptidoglycan D,D-transpeptidase FtsI family protein — protein sequence MNKTIRRASVFTLLLVLALLIRATWVQFYEGQALADNKNNRRNAISQYAYPLGNIIVAGEAVTGSERTKSGDLAYKRTYKDGSLYSAVTGYSSQVYGATQLEGIYQKLLDGTDNRLKNPLDTLANKRADPGDVLTTIDPAVQKAAQKALGDKKGAAVAIDPATGKILGVVSTPSYDPSKISGSSDGDAWKKLSGDEDKPLVNRALRQPLPPGSTFKLVVAAAALEDGLYSSADEKTNSPNPYMLPGTTTPLKNESASAPCENASIRTALQYSCNNVFGKMAVDLGQDKLKAMAEKFGFNDKKQDVPVRASESVYPSGMDKAQTALSGIGQFDVTATPLQMAMVTAAIANGGELKDPHMVSQINDADGNSLQNFDGDASSKRIVGEQTAKELQSAMETVIKEGTGTNAQISGATVGGKTGTAQHGENNSKTPYAWFTSYAKGSDGKQIAVAVLIEDSDAARSEVSGNGLAAPVAKAMMQAYLKG from the coding sequence ATGAACAAGACGATCAGGCGCGCCTCGGTCTTCACGCTGCTGCTCGTGCTCGCCCTGCTGATCAGGGCGACCTGGGTGCAGTTCTACGAAGGTCAGGCCCTCGCGGACAACAAGAACAACCGGCGGAACGCGATCTCGCAGTACGCGTACCCGCTCGGGAACATCATCGTGGCCGGCGAGGCGGTCACCGGATCGGAGAGGACGAAGAGCGGCGACCTCGCGTACAAGCGCACGTACAAGGACGGCAGCCTCTACTCGGCGGTGACCGGGTACAGCTCGCAGGTGTACGGGGCGACCCAGCTCGAGGGCATCTACCAGAAGCTCCTCGACGGCACGGACAACCGGCTGAAGAACCCGCTCGACACCCTCGCCAACAAGCGCGCCGACCCCGGCGACGTACTGACGACCATCGACCCGGCCGTACAGAAGGCCGCGCAGAAGGCGCTCGGCGACAAGAAGGGCGCGGCCGTCGCCATCGACCCGGCGACCGGCAAGATCCTCGGCGTGGTCTCGACGCCGTCGTACGACCCCTCGAAGATCAGCGGCAGCTCGGACGGCGACGCCTGGAAGAAGCTGTCCGGGGACGAGGACAAGCCCCTGGTCAACCGGGCGCTGCGGCAGCCGCTGCCGCCGGGTTCGACCTTCAAGCTGGTGGTCGCGGCGGCCGCCCTGGAGGACGGGCTCTACTCGTCGGCGGACGAGAAGACGAACAGCCCGAACCCCTACATGCTGCCCGGCACCACGACGCCGCTGAAGAACGAGAGCGCGTCGGCGCCGTGCGAGAACGCCTCGATCCGGACCGCGCTGCAGTACTCCTGCAACAACGTCTTCGGCAAGATGGCGGTCGACCTCGGGCAGGACAAGCTCAAGGCGATGGCGGAGAAGTTCGGCTTCAACGACAAGAAGCAGGACGTCCCCGTGCGGGCCTCGGAAAGCGTCTACCCGTCGGGCATGGACAAGGCGCAGACCGCGCTCTCGGGCATCGGGCAGTTCGACGTGACGGCCACGCCGTTGCAGATGGCGATGGTGACCGCGGCGATCGCGAACGGCGGTGAGCTGAAGGACCCGCACATGGTGTCCCAGATCAACGACGCCGACGGCAACTCGCTGCAGAACTTCGACGGGGACGCGTCCTCGAAGCGCATCGTCGGCGAGCAGACCGCCAAGGAGCTGCAGTCGGCGATGGAGACGGTCATCAAGGAGGGCACCGGCACCAACGCGCAGATCTCCGGTGCGACGGTGGGCGGCAAGACGGGTACCGCGCAGCACGGCGAGAACAACAGCAAGACGCCGTACGCCTGGTTCACGTCCTACGCGAAGGGTTCGGACGGCAAGCAGATCGCGGTCGCCGTCCTGATCGAGGACTCGGACGCCGCGCGCTCGGAGGTCAGCGGCAACGGGCTCGCGGCGCCGGTCGCGAAGGCGATGATGCAGGCCTACCTCAAGGGCTGA